From a region of the Equus przewalskii isolate Varuska chromosome 2, EquPr2, whole genome shotgun sequence genome:
- the EDN2 gene encoding endothelin-2, with amino-acid sequence MVAMPPAWCSVALALLVALHEGEGQATATPEQPVPSPRAQGSHLRPRRCSCSSWLDKECVYFCHLDIIWVNTPGQTAPYGLGNPPRRRRRSLPRRCECSSARDPACATFCHRRPWADAVAVPGSDSPEDTFQAGKTWTTAGELLQQLRGISAANIRFARRQQEAIRAPRPTPSRRRKR; translated from the exons ATGGTCGCCATGCCCCCGGCCTGGTGCTCCGTTGCTCTAGCCCTGCTCGTGGCCCTACATGAAG GCGAGGGCCAGGCCACTGCCACCCCAGAGCAGCCAGTGCCCTCGCCCCGTGCCCAAGGCTCCCACCTGCGACCTCGGCGTTGCTCCTGCAGCTCCTGGCTGGACAAGGAATGCGTCTACTTCTGCCACCTGGACATCATCTGGGTGAACACTCCCGG ACAGACAGCTCCTTACGGCCTGGGAAACCCGCCAAGACGTCGGCGCCGCTCCCTGCCAAGGCGCTGTGAATGTTCCAGCGCCAGGGACCCCGCCTGTGCCACCTTCTGCCATCGAAGGCCTTG GGCTGACGCTGTGGCGGTCCCAGGCAGTGACTCCCCTGAAGACACGTTCCAGGCTGGCAAGACATGGACCACTGCAGGAGAGCTCCTCCAGCAGCTGAG GGGCATTTCTGCAGCCAACATCCGCTTTGCTAGGAGACAGCAGGAGGCAATTAGAGCGCCCAGGCCTACACCCTCCAGGCGGAGGAAGAGATAG